The Mus caroli chromosome 9, CAROLI_EIJ_v1.1, whole genome shotgun sequence DNA window CCATTCACTGCACAGACTTCTGAATGTTCAAGCTTCTCCAAGTAAGTTTATGGGAGCTCATCAACTTAGTTAAAATTTATATTGTGTATTCAGCATAATTTTATTAAGATGTAAATGACTAGAGTTCCAATTCTTTAGACTCATTTAAGACCTTGTACACAATTACTGTGTTTTAAACTTCTTCCATGTGCCTGGGAGTGCTCAGATATAAAATTGAGAGTCATAAGCCAATTCTCCAAAATATGACACAAAAAGATTTTGTATATGCAATTCCCTCAACCCCCATTGTGATGTGAAGCACCCTCTTGAGAGGGGGAAAGCTATCAGCAGGTAGGCAGACCAGGCACTGCTGACTGACTTCTCCTAGTAAAGTGGTAACATGTTCTTGTGGTAACATGTTTCTCTGCCAGTCATCCAAGAGATTTTTCCTTGATATCATTTTGTATAACAGACTTGAATCTGCACAAATTTACACATCTACCTTGTAGGATGCTGTTGAAATTTGTTACTACAAAATGGACTAGAAATTATAGTTGTTTGAGGGTCTGGCTTTGGAAAGGAACTTCAACTGCAAAGCGGGAGGGGAACACGAGATAATTTTCTACGCACATTATAGATTAGAATGtcctgggaagaaaagaaaatctcatataaaccaggtttggtggctcatgcctttactCCTAACAGTTAAGGGgataaggcaggaggattgctataaaTTATATAGTGGATTCTAGACCAAAGTAGGTTGCAGTAAgttctttgtctcaaaaacacaacaatcaaacaaaaagcaaactcacTTAATTGCTTTGAGATTGGATCCTGATATCAACTTTCAACAGAGAAGACACTAAGCCCTTCCCAGCACAGTTGCAGTCTGTAGCTAGGACACTGTTCCAGCTTTATGAAACTTAGCTGAAAATGTAGACAAGGAGAGTCATTTGTGGTGTTTGATTGACAGGCAGCCAAGTATGGGCTGTTCGAGAGCAGAGTGTACTGAGAGGATTCCCCAGAGACATCCACAGCTTCTTTGGCTTCCCTAGCAATGTGACACATATTGATGCTGCTGTTTGTGAGGAAGAGACTGGAAAAACATACTTCTTTGTTGATCACATGTACTGGAGGTAAAGACTTAAATCTGAATAATGCTATGGCACAAGTTGTTTCTATACAGAAAGATCTTTAAATGAATTTCAAGTGATGTCAGGCAACTGTCTTTTATATAAATGGCTATAGCCACTGAGTGTTCATTAGACCGTGTGCTAGCAGGTATTGCAATGTGCTTGCTTGTACAGGGAATCCAATGAGCCTTCTTGGTATTCTGTGCTATGGAAAGGTTGGGGAGTAAAGGCAATCAAGTTCTTCAGCTACTTTGGCCTAAATTTACCATTCACAAAGTATTTTACCCCAAGAGAACATCTATGTAGTCATTGATTATAGAAGGACCTTACCTTATGCATATTTTGGTATAGCCAACATCCTACATTTCCTCACCCAGTTCACTCTTTTCTAATCTcaagaattaaaacattttatagcaTCCATACTCTTgtgttttctgtaaatattttaagcaatcTTCATGTTTGGTCAAAGGTTCTGATACTTTTAACCACTTTTTGATCAGGTATGATGAAAATACACAGTCTATGGATCCAGGTTATCCAAGATTAACAGCAGAAGACTTCCCTGGAATTAATGATAAAGTTGATGATGTTTTCCAAAACGGAGGTgagtataaatttattttctccattttgttaAGTATTAAAAGTAATAGCAGCACTATTTATAGAGCAGATGTAAAAAAGTGTGCATACCAATGGCATGCAATACTCAGGATTTAGTCAAAATCTGAAAACTTCATGTATTAAATGATaaatatctttcttctttccagaacatttctatttctttcaccAATCAGTTCAACACAGATTTAACCTTCGAATAAGAAGAGTTGATGATTCCCGTGATTCTAGTACATGGTTCAACTGCTAAAAATATTGGAAACTCCTTATCAAGTTAATGGAAATACATATTCCATGATCTTAAAGAAGATATTTTTCTGAAGAACCAAatattgttatgttttgtttaccttccaggagtgctgatacaTAGAGCTACtaattacaaattaattttacTCTGCAAACTTTCACAATTTATAGTATAATATTTTATGAACTAAAAGATTTTACTACTACAACTGACAACCCAAGAAGGTCATGTCATGGTTGAAGAGTCACTGAAGAAAGGCATATTTACACTTCAAGACTCTCACTGTGATTCTAGGCATCTCCTTTCAAGAGAGGAGAGTAAACAGAAAAGGTCTTCCCAAAGTAAAAGTGGCTCTGAAAACAGGAACATTACACAAGAAGAAATGCATTGctgctttggttttggtgtttaaGAGAGGATCTTACAGCCCAGTGGACTCTGAACTTTCCTACCTCTGATTCCCACATGCTGATATTCTGTAATCCCTATTGTGCCCAGCTAAGAGACACTTCCTGTCCAAAAGAATTTCATACTTAAATAAAGCCACTATTGTCTCTAGTGTTTTATAAGATCTCTATTTCATTATGTTATTTCCTGATTGTAAAGCCTAACTTATAAgtgctatttttttctcatttacaacGGAAAACAAACATATGAAAAGTTCTCATGTGAAGATGAGTCTATCCAGAATTTGGAGTTTTCTACAATTCTGTAGAGTTTGTTCTATGAAGAGATGAGTGGactctccattttctttgtcCCAGACAAGAAATCTAAACATGGCTTAAAGGCAAAgtaaacaagaacagaaaatatttttctaatttgatGCTACTTAATCGGTTAGGCAAATGGGAGAGTGACATTTTCCCAAAGCTGTACTTCTGGATAGTGCTGGGGCCAAGGGTGGCAGGCAGCCAGTGGGCTGTATGCATAAATGAAAAGTCCAAAGTCTCCAGGTCATGACCCAAGTGAGAGCTGAGAGATGGTAGCTATCAAAATCAATTGAGGATATAACTGCAAAGCTAGATACTGCCCAGATGAATAATGCATAGACAAACCTGAGAATCTTAAAGTCCACAAAGGCAGTGCAGAGGACTATAGCCTGCTCTGATCCTGAGAGAATTTGTCCAAGATCACACTTCCCAGAAAGTGCTGACTACTTCTTACTGAGTTCAGAAAATAAATAGGTCATTCCTGGGCATAGGTTAAATCACGTCTACAGAAAGATATGTCTCATAAAGCAAAGAATCACAGCACTTGATCCTCATAATTATCATCAAGTGCCAAGGCGATGTGCTCAGAGTGGATCTTAAGAGCACTGGACTATGATGTATGTGGCAGGGCTACAGGGCTAGACAGTGAAGAAGGTACTGAATAAGGTACCTGTAAGTTGAGATTGGTATTTCAGAAAGGGATCCAGGATTTTTTCCAATGTGTTGTTTCCCTGGCACTTCATATCATGGACACAACAATGATCCATAGTATATGACAGAGATCAAAACTTCTTTCTCACAGTGTAGAGTTAGTAGCAAGAAGGTACAGGGAGACTGGAACTTCCACTAGATTTATTACATGAAAATAAAGCACCCTGCCCTAGACTCGGGTCTTGGGGAAGGCCCATAGGCCAGCTTTCACTAAGAGTATAAGGTCTATATTAAAAGGGGGGCATAGTGGTGTCTGAGATGTATATGTCTGTGGGCCCAAGTGCACAGGCCTGTGGCAATCAGGCAGCAACTTAGTTCTCATTCTTTGtgaaccttctttctttcctgtctgtttgtctttctctccatctttctttcaaCAATatctctcagtggcctggaactcGTGGGATTGTCTGGGCTGCCTGGCCAGTAAACCCCAAAgattctcctctcctttctcactGCTTTAATTACAATCACACCACTGTGGTTTTACATAGCAACTAAAGTTTGAAACTAAGTAATCTGAGCTACCTCCCCTGCCATGCCCCCATtgctttatgtttgtttttacttatatTCTTCTCATGTATTACATCCTGACTAACTACAGattcccctccctgtcttcccCCAGTCTCTCCTttacctcccttctccctcaaATCCACCCCTTATCCTGCCTCCCCTCAGTAAACACAGACATCCCAGTGACATCAACCCAACTCCTCGTatcaagctacaataagaccaggcacataccatcacatcaaTGTTTGGCAAGGCAACTCAGTAGAAGGAGAAGGGTCCCACAAGTATACAAAAGAGTCAGGGACACTGCCACCCCTTCCCATTGTTAggattcccacaagaacaccaagttacCTTCAGCCATAACATATATTGAAAGGACCCAGGTCAGACCCCCACAGGCTCCCTGGTTTCTACATGCCACCCTGAGTCGCAGTCAGTTGATTCTGCGGGCTGtattcttctggtgtgtccctgacccctctgcTTTCTCATATCCTTCCTACCCCTCCTCAGCAGGACTCCCAGAGCTccacgtgtgtgtctgtggaactctgcatctgctcccatcagttgctggatgaagtctctctggtgcTAGGCTCTGGATCCAGAACactctgcaggcaggacaaactgtAAGCCGGagtttttgtgactgggttggtgcCCCAGTCCCTCCTtgaggccttgcctggttacagaaggtggctggttcaggctccattTCTCCATCACTAGCAGTCTTACAAAGGGGTTACTCTTGGAGTTTCCACTGCACTGGCTTTCTTCTTCACCCCATAAACGCCTCGCAAATCCAGTCTTTTCTCCCAGTATTTCTCCCTTCCTCACCACCTGATCCTTTGTTCCCACTCCTACCTGCATCCAGTCCATCGGCTAAATctattctctttccccttcccagggaaatTCTTGTGTCCCCTCTTAACCTACCAACCCAGAAAAACCATAACATTCTTGATTGGCATATAAGTATGGTGAGCTAGTCTTCTGTGAAATCATTCTTCAGTTTTTAATGATTCTAATCTTGACCTTCTTAGGTTGTTCTGCAGATTAAAAATAACATGTAGTTATTGAAATGAACAGTTATTGAAATGgcggttcctaagaaaattggacatagtactaccggaggatcctgcaatacctctcctgggcatatatccagaagatgtcccaNNNNNNNNNNNNNNNNNNNNNNNNNNNNNNNNNNNNNNNNNNNNNNNNNNNNNNNNNNNNNNNNNNNNNNNNNNNNNNNNNNNNNNNNNNNNNNNNNNNNNNNNNNNNNNNNNNNNNNNNNNNNNNNNNNNNNNNNNNNNNNNNNNNNNNNNNNNNNNNNNNNNNNNNNNNNNNNNNNNNNNNNNNNNNNNNNNNNNNNNNNNNNNNNNNNNNNNNNNNNNNNNNNNNNNNNNNNNNNNNNNNNNNNNNNNNNNNNNNNNNNNNNNNNNNNNNNNNNNNNNNNNNNNNNNNNNNNNNNNNNNNNNNNNNNNNNNNNNNNNNNNNNNNNNNNNNNNNNNNNNNNNNNNNNNgaaaggatggaccatctagtgattgccatatccagggatccatcccataatcagcttccaaacgctgacaccattgcatacactagcaagattttgctgtaaggacccagatatagctgtctcttgtgagactatgacggggcctggcaaacacagaagtggatgctcacagtcagctattggatgggtcacacagcccccaatggaggagccagagaaagtacccaaggggctaaagggaactgcaaccctataggtggaacaacaatatgaactaaccagtatcccggagctctcgTCTCTATctccatatgtatcaaaagatggcctagtcagccatcactggaaagagaggcccattggacNtgcaaactttatatgccccagtacaggggaacaccagcgccaaaaagggggagtgggtgggtaggggattggggggatgggtatgggggactttggggatagcattggaaatgtaaactaggaaaatacctaataaaaaaaataaagaaagaaagaatgcaaacaacaaaattaaaaaaaaataacatgtagTTAAAAATTTCACATAAAGGAGCTCTGTTCTAGGATTGCACTTTGCCTTAATGAACTGCATAAGCCTGCTTGTTTTACTCTATAAATATTCggtacatttaataaataataacttaCTTAAACATAAACAGGACTCCATAGCCCCAAGTTATTAATCTCCTTCAGGTGTGGTAGCCTAAAGTAGAGTTCATTTATCCACCAAAATCACTCCTGTAAGGCACACCCTTTCATGGTTAGTCAACCACAGTCAAAATCATAACTCTGATCAACAAGAACCATCAGCAGGATGTGCCACCAACAACAAAGGAATGATTCAAATGAATATGAGGCATCTCAGAATGAGTCGACTCAGCACCTCAGGCAGTTAGCAATCTGTCCTGCTAACAAGCCCTATCAGCTAACAACCCAGGAATAAAGTAAAAAGGCAGTTGCTGCCCACATGAAGTACACATAAAAACCAACACCTTGTTTGTTTTCCATAGGGAAAGCAATCACGGGATAAAATTACATACTTGTTCAAGTCTAGCTGATGTTGTTTCAGTCTGTCAGCCTCTTTGCCTCTCTGAATTTTAGGTTGGCATATTCTCTGTGTAGTGCCTACACTAAGCCACAAGCTGACTTGGCTGGCATAGTGCACACATCCCTCACCCAAGCTGTGGCTCAAAGGCCTCAGAGCCTCCTGGTTTATGAAGAGGAGGACAGAGGTAGGaggaatattttcatttaatagttAATTAACTGATTTCCATTTGGCAAGTCCTTATGGAGCCAGTATATGCTTATAGCAATTATTCTGAAACAGAGAGTAAATGGGCCCCAATCTTCTTACCTCTGTATATTTCCTCCTCCGTATTGACTACTTTCTCAGAGTACTCTTACCCCAGGGCTGGAAATACCTCTTACCCAAGGACTCCAGCAATGGAGTTTCTGCCATTATAGCTTCCTAGACAGCAGTCCTTACATTCACTTTGCAATCTCTTTCCATTAAACTATTCACTccttgcctgaatgtatgtaagCCTaaggcatgtttttaaaaattacactgctttcaaaatatctaaacattttacaaatattaattACCCAGCCagttccttttcctctttgtaaACACAGAAGCCACATCCTTGAGATTAAGCATTCTTTCAAGTTTACTAGGTTGAGGGATTCACTGATGTAAGCTATCCTCTCTTCATCTTATGAATGTTCTTGTAGTCATTTGGATTAAAAATAGCACCCATGTGAGTCATGCTTAGTGACCTAAACTCCGACTCCCTATAAAAGAGTGGCCACTAAAGGGAAGATATGGAAGCCAGGTGCTAGAGAAGGATCGGTTTTTAAGTAAAGACTGTCTGTATGGAGCCACTAGCCATCCTGGCACTGCTGAGCCTACCAATCTGCTCAGCGTATCCTCTGCACGGGGCAGTGACACAAGGCCACCCAAGCATGGATCTTGCTCAGGTAATCAGTCAGTGGTGGGGATCCACTTCATCCAAAGTGGAGGCACAGCCGTACCCTTTGGTCTTCCAACAGCAGTAGTTGAGTTAGTTAGAAGTTGTGTTGGAAAATATCAAAGCGTAAGAGGTAGAAACTCCATCTTCACCGAAAAGTGAAAAGGCAAGGAAGGAATCGCAGTTACTGGGGGTAAATAACAATGACAGCAGCATAAGTGGGGATACTGGGAATGGATGAGATCATTCCTGTGCTGGAATTatgctatttaaaatgttttaggagGGAGGGTATGATAATATTTATCTCTTACAACTTCAAGAAGCAAAGAATACTCTAATTTTTTCATTTGTGAAAAAAATGAATCTATCCAACACCACTCAACATTGACAGGTTTGTGTtaataatggaaatagaaaacttagatacatccatttgtgcTCATACATTTATGCCAACTTCCTTACTTTGGTAGCAAATTAAATtgcaatgaaataataaaatgagggatttttgcaggaaaaaaaatcaaatgaagcaCTACATCTACTTGTGTTTCACTAAGCTGGGAATAATTAAAATAGATCTTGAGATTTGTGTAAGTGTTTACATTTCATAGCAACCTCTTTAAAACTATGCTTGTTGCTCCACTAGCAATACCTAGAAAAATactacaacttaaaaaaaaatgagaaacaaattttcaaaagaaaggacAGTAGTCCTGTTgtcaaaaaaattcaagaaatgcAGAAGTTCCTCGGGTTGGAGATGACAGGGAAGCTGGACTCCAACACTATGGAGCTGATGCACAAGCCCAGGTGTGGCGTTCCTGATGTTGGTGGCTTCAGTACCTTCCCAGGTTCGCCAAAATGGAGGAAATCCCACATCACCTACAGGTAATGGCTCCAGAGTTTTCATACAGCATTAAAAGTGTGTCAGGAGCATCACAGAAGCAAAGATTACCTTCTTTGAATTCTCTTATCCAGGATTGTGAATTATACACCAGATTTGCCAAGACAGAGTGTGGATTCTGCCATTGAGAAAGCTTTgaagatctgggaggaggtgACCCCACTCACTTTCTCCAGGATCTTTGAAGGAGAGGCTGACATAATGATCTCCTTTGCAGTTGGAGGTAATGCACTCATCTGGTGTTTGAGTTATTCAGGCTACTCAAACAAAATATCTCAATTGGGAGATCTGTAAACAACACAAAGGTATCATTCAGACTTCCTGAATgtgagaaatataaaataaaggggTGGGAAAACTCAATCTGGTGTGTTCTTAGGTAGCACCTGTGTTACTTCCTATGGCAAAAGCAGCCAAGAGGTGCCTCCAACTTCTTTCTCATGGACACTAAGCATCCATGAAGACTCACACCCTTACCGTATTCTAAAGGTGATGGCTGCCTAGCATTCCCATCAGACTGAAAATTACACCTGGATTTTGAGAGAAATAAATTGTCAAACCATACAGCCCCTGAGCTCTCTTACTGAAAAGGGGTTGGAGGAAATTCTAATACTTACATTTCTGTACATTTGTTTACCATCAGAACACGGAGACTTTTACCCTTTTGATGGCCCAGGACAGAGTCTGGCTCATGCCTACCCTCCTGGCCCTGGATTTTATGGAGATGTTCACTTTGATGATGATGAGAAATGGACACTTGGACCCTCAGGTAGGATAAGGTCAGATATGAGTTGTCCAAGAATAACATGATTGTCTAGAGCAAGTCTCAAATGGAATATTCTGCTATCTGTACTTTCTGATTCGCTGTGTAGCAACCTGAAGCCCTATTAGTAATCTAACCATTAGTAATGAACCATGTAAGCTGAGTCATTCTTTCTTTGCCCCAAGTACAATATGGTGATTGCCATTCAACTTTCTTTCCACAATTCAGGATCTTGTACAGGGTTTGAGTGTAACCTCTTCAACACTGTGTACCACTGTTCACCACTGTTAACTGCAATTCACCACTGTTTACCAATGTTTACCACTGTCTACCAATCCCATAATAGAGGAGTAGTTTAATGAATGTAATTGAGTAAGACAGTGTGTGATCCCAAGGATGTCTTGtgtgtgctgggcgtggtggtgcacgcctttaatcccagcactcgggaggcagaggcaggctgatttctgagttcaaggccaacctggtctgtaaagtgagttccaggacagccagggctatacagagaaatcatgtctcgaaaaacaaaacaaaacaaaacaaaacaaaacaaaacaaaacggatGCCTTGTGTGGTTGGCATGAGcaatatgtgtttgtttgtggaaTAGTAACAGTTACACTCCGAATATTTGTGGTTTCTCAAACAGGGACCAACTTATTCCTGGTTGCAGCCCATGAACTTGGCCACTCCCTGGGTCTCTTTCATTCCAACAACAAAGAATCTCTGATGTACCCAGTCTACAGGTTCTCCACAAGCCCAGCTAATTTCCACCTTTCTCACGATGATATAGAGGGCATTCAGTCCCTGTATGGtaagcaagaagaaaaagaggcctaggatggtttttgtttgcttgcttgcttgcttgctttagtcAGTGCTTTTTAAGAATGTGGTACAGTAAGTCTTCAGGATAACTGTTTTTATTACattgtgcacacgtgtgtgtgtgtgtgtgtgtgtgtgtgagagagagagagagagagagagagagagaggtatgagACAGAGAAGTATGAGACAGAGAAGTATGAGACAGAGAAGTATGCCTGTGCGTGCATGCTATGGCATACATGTGCAGGTCAACCTGTAGAAATAAGTGTGTTATCTCCTTTCACCATCTGTGTCTTACGTGGTGATGACATGAGACATCCCAAGTCATCAGGCCTGCAGCAGGTTCCTTTACCACCAACTGAGCCTCCTCCCTGACCACTGGATTAAATGTCTACATATTGTTTCATCTCAAAACACCATGAAGAAGTTTAAATACTTTGTAAATTGTTATATGTATTCCTGACCTAATAACATTTGCTTCTCCTAAACTACTCCCTTCAGCACCCAGTCCCTCCTCTGATGCCACAGTGGTTCCTGTGTTACCTGTCTCTCCAAGACCTGAGACCCCAGACAAATGTGATCCTGCTTTGTCCTTTGATGCAGTCAGCACGCTGAGAGGGGAAGTCCTATTCTTTAAAGACAGGTtagacaaaaatattttcctagaTACTCTTTTGGTAGTCAatgctcagaaagaaaaataaacttgagATCATATATAATggatatatataacaaatataataaatatttctggcatgttttaaaatcattcaGCTCTGGTTTATAGTGTATTTTAAAAGATCTCCTTAGCATTgtccagaacattttttttagacTCCCAGAAGATGATTTTTGGCCAGTATAATATAAGATCCATATAACCAGGGAAGtttgtctcttatttttatttttaaatatcataacTCATAGACCTTCTAAAAGTAACCCCCCATCTTTAGAACCAGACAAGTATTTTTATCCTTGCTAGAAAGtactattattttaattaattcattttagaaAACCTGGGATATGTGCATGCACAATACTCAAGTAGTaccaaaagataagaaaaatcCCTTCCACTTGTGCTGTCCCAGAGCTCTGCCTATGTACCTCCTGTCACCAAGTTTTTTGTCCCTTCTTCCAAGATGCTCACATTTAAAAAGAtacacaacattttaaaaatattagtggattcctaaaatatataatattttacataatttttaatggAATCTTACTGGAGCGGGGTGAACGTGTCACCCCAGGCTGTATCCGTTGCCTGGAATCACATGTGGGACAATCCAGTGCACAACACTGCAAACAGGTGAATCATCATTGGGCAGAAGACTGTGTTCCTCCATGCttagtatttttaaagagaaagactATTGTGGTTTTTGTATATTAGGTTCTTCTGGCGCAGATCCCATTGGAATCCCGAGCCTGAATTTCATTTGATATCAGCATTTTGGCCCTCTCTTCCTTCAGACTTAGATGCCGCCTATGAGGCTCACAACACGGACAGTGTTCtgatttttaaaggtaaaaactATACAAATGTTTAATTTGGTAAAAGAAAGCTTAATGCAATGTCTTTGCACTAGGAAATCTCTCCATTCTGTTAAATTTGAGATGTTTTATAAGAAGGAGAGCAGATTGGAACTGGTGAATGAGCATTTTAATCAAATCTGACCAAGATGAATCTTATAAGGGACGGGTTAGAAGTGTAGACCAAGAGGTTATTATAAGAAATGACTACAGTTAGTTACGATAACCCATAAAGAATaagtaaatgatataaatacagaataaataagtaaaagtgaatttaaaaagatAGTGAATCTGTCCATCTGTTTGCTCATTTGCCATTTACTCATTCAGAAAGTATTATTTCTGAGGCAAGgtctaactatgtagccctggctggtctcagactcactgtgtaggccaggcttgcctcaaactcccagaaattcacctgcctctgactccccagtgccaggattaaaggtctatgccaccacactcagccagGAACTATTGTTTTAAATTCCTGTGATGACCTAAGCATAGGCTAGCAGTTATGAAAAACCAAGACTTTGGCTTTCATCTTTATCACAACAATTCACTATTCTCACTTCCAAAACCAATTAGCCTCACTTGAACAAAATTTCTTGGGTGTGGTTATTGAACAGGAAGTCAGTTCTGGGCAGTCCAAGGAAATGAAGTCCAAGCAGGTTACCCAAAGGGGATCCACACTCTCGGTTTTCCTCCCACCGTGAAGAAGATTGATGCAGCCGTTtttgaaaaggagaagaagaaaacatactTCTTTGTAGGGGACAAATACTGGAGGTGAGCTACATTGGGAAACTCTGCATAGAGCACAGTTACAGAAGTTAGTTTTCTGTCTTTAAGGATACCTGCATAGCCTCTAATGTTTCTAAACCTCAAATTTTCTGATTAAGCAAAAGACGATGTGGAGGTTCAACTTGACAAATGCAAAGGACTTTTCTGTTGTGCATCACTGGCCATGAGGAACGGTGGACCAGAGGGCCACAGACATACTGCCTTCTCTCGCCACTGCCCCTCATCATGAGGTTGCTGTGCAAAGCCGTGTGCAACAGACTGGAGACTCTAACAAGTCCTTCCTAGTGTGGTACAAACCAAAAGTCTGTTTTTAGCCAAGTGTTGTAACTCAGCTTTCATCTTCTGTTTATATAGATTCTATGCATTATGACACGTAGGTCCGTGGAGACTGTGTGTCCAGGCTTAGAAAACGGACCTTTGGTACATCTATAGAATCTCTATAGACTTTAGTATGATGTCCCTGTTTCAAGAGATCATCCATTATTCTATGAGAGATGCTTGCAAATCCAGGAAGTTTGAATGTTGCCATACCcctcccacacacaaaaaaaattttagCATTGCACAATTTGAAAAGTTGTCATAGGACCCCACCTAGGACTGTAAGCCTCACATCACACTGTGTATGATGGGACTTATCACAGTGTGgatctgaatttttttctcttgctgtaGATTTGATGAGACAAGACATGTTATGGATAAAGGCTTCCCAAGACAGATAACAGATGACTTTCCAGGAATTGAGCCACAAGTTGATGCTGTGTTACACGAATTTGGTGAGAGGCACTTCATGTTGTCGATAGCAAGGTTATTTTGGGTATTTTATAGTATCACATTTAAGTATATGCTGAGCTGTTTGAAATATTCTTAGACTCCTATATAAAAGTGTTACAACAAATATGTGCCCACAAAATTTTAATATTCCCTATAGCTTACCAAAGTACACATGAAATTGATTGATCAAAACTCGATGAGGTTATTAATGTCAATAATGAAGTGAGAAATTGGAAAGCTTTCAAATCATTTGCCTTGTGTCTTTTCTACTCCAAGCCTGAAAATGTTAACTTTGTAACTCATGCAAATTTCgtctaaggttttgtttttgtttttttaacaattttcaaGACTGTTCTATAACACTAAGATATTCTCAAAGTGAAGTCACTGTCTTTCTGACCATTGTGTCAGTATGAGATACAGCCAACTGTCCTGGCTGGTGGCTGATGGCATTCTCCACCATGTCTTCTTGCCTTTTGCATCGACTGTGTCTGGGCTCCTGATGCAGTCTGAAATTATTCACATTCTTCACTAGGAAATAGATAATGGATTCCCTTCACATACTTAATTGACAAAATTTGATTGCTGGTAATGATTTATGGG harbors:
- the Mmp10 gene encoding stromelysin-2; translation: MEPLAILALLSLPICSAYPLHGAVTQGHPSMDLAQQYLEKYYNLKKNEKQIFKRKDSSPVVKKIQEMQKFLGLEMTGKLDSNTMELMHKPRCGVPDVGGFSTFPGSPKWRKSHITYRIVNYTPDLPRQSVDSAIEKALKIWEEVTPLTFSRIFEGEADIMISFAVGEHGDFYPFDGPGQSLAHAYPPGPGFYGDVHFDDDEKWTLGPSGTNLFLVAAHELGHSLGLFHSNNKESLMYPVYRFSTSPANFHLSHDDIEGIQSLYAPSPSSDATVVPVLPVSPRPETPDKCDPALSFDAVSTLRGEVLFFKDRFFWRRSHWNPEPEFHLISAFWPSLPSDLDAAYEAHNTDSVLIFKGSQFWAVQGNEVQAGYPKGIHTLGFPPTVKKIDAAVFEKEKKKTYFFVGDKYWRFDETRHVMDKGFPRQITDDFPGIEPQVDAVLHEFGFFYFFRGSSQFEFDPNARTVTHILKSNSWLLC